From the genome of Neomonachus schauinslandi chromosome 5, ASM220157v2, whole genome shotgun sequence, one region includes:
- the FAM186A gene encoding LOW QUALITY PROTEIN: protein FAM186A (The sequence of the model RefSeq protein was modified relative to this genomic sequence to represent the inferred CDS: inserted 2 bases in 2 codons; deleted 1 base in 1 codon): MQSGIDGESESEKEVEDSIMSRKALYKSGVPQLEIPFAVQNVISRIEQAQLYRAREDINMQQTDIMLNVQRIINRYTLDENVHSGRKISLTEYKKRRGNFLEKIVTYAKNAEIREKTLVYILAWLEEWNAILSEMTAVDIEEHHHWIAQMEFLTETFKAIENNVKILSRISVSLLEEKKRQKKKITSRGTLWKSWKERVIKRPATAHALRPDQIISDEFATNTKVSEIQDMLQELINTTMFSKLENNAIKYISSTIINLSKALSTLNDELKVSNLQSANMYISETSEKEKELSLKIMQELSEKNEMLQQKLQDAEEKYEQFIRSKGVVEPQVGTALPTSTLKVLPELSSQSSSSKADIENSMDDILVKEFENIIDETQTKGTKGLGIKWDSAISYTAPAEMTPDLTESDILYLKKKPKKSFEDITEDKISLKKGDVYQKDGTDQYQSQKKQRTKGPYMHETSGLNVSDDKGKEKDSETKLDYHLELQSLEKKRKEIKSISEDKSKSSTDSRSQHVPADYPSTDTKSQGGRSGTSSIWEQFRKLKPEYSRDKSQISSENEEEPTTESMDKESKSETSGQAEQFGFTQLGYSSEKVKTKGKKHHVTSETTTSKQRKTEEDILALTKKVKSHGLVKPKSRVAEETSESTRVLGSPDGKSEESNLEEFQKAVMAFLKEKIDNIGKPLDKKTVPKEELLLKTAEVEKLGIIKAKIEEYFQNVAETVTKTLRKYKDIKSAGQVGEKLMKRKKEVSIMPGLHFQKPISAKTEISTLLSSKSMDPLTDNLIQMILTEIEGERNAPVASTVGRDHKEKEKQRREEHLQEGQEKIFGKGLKHQLQEGSFWKKGYEMINKKLQEEESWLQMKEGKQGQQKQKQWQEEEMWKEQQKQRMQKQTEQEEEQTQREEEEDYQKSKQQQLEAWNRKMEKQAVPLEKEKGQQKRHVQKEMRHQELEINWEKEEKQEPRRNVEDHERQRQKKTKDQMKINEKNSEEQEKMFSQTSMTLSPRWKTIPKAAYQLHQRKDFHGHLKALDILADGKQPIPTTPPSTKSPSPEALPVSGQYATRFLTLTPQQAQALGISLTTEEAKALGITVTPQQAQELGFTLTAEQAQAQGITLTPQQAQALGITLTPEQAQAQGITLTPKQAQALGITLTPKQAQALGMTLSPQQAQALGITLTPQQAQALGMTLTPQQAQAQGITLTPEQAQALGITXXXXITLTPEQAQALGITLTPEQAKALGMTLSPQQAQAWGITLTPQQAQEMGMTLSPQQAQELGITLTDEQAQTQGLTLTPQEAQALGITLTPEQAXXXXXPQQAQALGITLTPEQIQAHGIPLTPEQFKALVVTLTPEKCQSLGFTLTPGKVQARGSPLTVAQAWELGVPITPESAWLSAVTLTPEQTQALGAPLSLEQAQALGVSFSPEHFWKFGVPLTSDKFHSIESPLEQVQTLGAPLIPGQSHPMGITLMSEEDQQSSEQPSPLGAHPPLERTPLKVGIIPVTDKSIIGAPHISKQFPTLAPSSLRSFQRLKASVLPGKSITSSPRQAPASAPIAEKSSVFEVSSTPLQISGSSLSQDPGKLLGMRILSDPGKLLAPQTFPSSKQTLVSEGQSTSVQFVAPEVLLSPGKLALETLLSSRKFLRDSWTPQLPLISEAPLAPRQPLISGVPLSSAQIPSLLAPLSPRKPLVSGTSSILEPRPLTLSEQPQAFQPPPTYEQSLYLQVPSTFGQHHASPLWIPPTPGHPPTLRTSPTPGKPQKDMYSSISKKSKERLAIISSLKSKSVPFTAKDFQISEVSDTSEEIQTRHDPIAMEQFRTFQSYLTDYRTPVSQTPYTGGRALPPLMKPLTTKLPKTSQISSSEWDQKTQFPPIDKSWILTSDSVTKKPKMMVSPSSPQELKEQRYFVDVEAQRKNLILLNQATKSSGLPSQLHTTARNLIIETLHMDTVRLGYLFRKYIAYRLIQRARNNIIRRLQAIQNTGKGYETQNLFIMLSRIDDYQKKMMQVWTNKQKSLEQKWNQCLGKMMFLFSQLQGMYKLNLSQPIPLIIDKKQIPASTKFVQQLLIEDDGKSDTLKKFRQQEDQMGAIWNADLSTSSYPITEKTSINSLWAQLGGYPDIPMLLQLDVQSIFRKSLASIKSQFKKIPK, encoded by the exons catcTAGAGGTACTCTATGGAAATCTTGGAAAGAAAGAGTTATAAAGCGACCTGCAACAGCTCATGCTTTAAGACCAGATCAGATAATTAGTGATGAATTTGCAACAAATACAAAGGTTTCAGAAATCCAAGATATGCTACAGGAACTCATAAACACTACGATGTTCAGTAAATTGGAAAACAATGCTATTAAATATATATCATCAACGATAATAAACCTTTCCAAAGCTTTGAGTACACTAAATGATGAACTAAAAGTTTCTAACCTCCAGAGTGCCAATATGTATATAAGTGAgacaagtgaaaaagaaaaagagctctcCCTGAAGATAATGCAAGAGctcagtgaaaaaaatgaaatgcttcagCAGAAACTTCAAGatgcagaagaaaaatatgaacaatttaTTCGGTCCAAAGGTGTTGTAGAACCCCAAGTAGGTACAGCATTACCCACATCAACCTTGAAAGTGTTGCCTGAGCTTTCTTCACAATCATCCAGTAGCAAAGCTGacatagaaaacagtatggatgatATTTTGgttaaagaatttgaaaatattatagaTGAGACCCAAACAAAAGGGACCAAAGGCTTGGGGATCAAGTGGGACTCAGCTATTTCATATACAGCCCCAGCTGAAATGACTCCAGATTTAACTGAA AGCGATATcctttacttgaaaaaaaaaccaaaaaagtctTTTGAAGATATCACTGAAGATAAGATATCACTGAAGAAAGGTGATGTCTATCAGAAAGATGGGACTGACCAGTATCAATCACAGAAAAAACAGCGAACTAAAGGCCCATATATGCATGAGACCTCTGGATTAAATGTGAGTGATGataaaggtaaagagaaagacTCAGAGACCAAACTTGATTACCATTTGGAGTTACAGTCactagaaaagaagagaaaagaaataaaatccatttcCGAAGACAAATCAAAGTCATCCACTGATTCAAGAAGTCAACATGTCCCTGCTGATTACCCTTCTACTGACACAAAAAGCCAAGGTGGCAGAAGTGGAACAAGTAGTATATGGGAACAATTCAGGAAGCTCAAGCCTGAGTATTCACGTGACAAAAGCCAGATTTCTTCAGAGAATGAAGAGGAACCCACCACCGAGTCAATGGACAAAGAGAGCAAAAGTGAGACGAGCGGCCAAGCAGAGCAATTCGGGTTCACCCAACTTGGTTATTCCTCtgagaaagtgaaaacaaaaggaaagaaacaccacGTCACTTCAGAAACCACCACAAGCAAACAGAGAAAAACCGAAGAGGACATATTAGCCCTCACCAAGAAAGTCAAGTCTCACGGACTTGTGAAGCCAAAATCTAGGGTAGCAGAAGAGACTTCAGAATCTACCAGAGTTCTAGGAAGTCCAGACGGTAAAAGTGAAGAGAGTAACCTAGAAGAATTTCAAAAAGCCGTAATGGCTTTCCTAAAAGAGAAAATTGATAACATAGGAAAGCCTTTGGATAAAAAGACTGTGCCAAAAGAGGAGTTATTACTAAAAACGGCAGAGGTTGAAAAATTAGGAATCATAAAGGCAAAAATAGAGGAATATTTCCAAAATGTGGCTGAAACTGTGACAAAAACCTTGAGGAAATACAAAGATATAAAAAGTGCAGGACAAGTTGGAGAGAAACTTATGAAAcgaaaaaaagaagtctcaattATGCCAGGATTGCATTTTCAGAAGCCCATTAGTGCAAAGACTGAAATTAGCACATTACTGTCATCTAAGAGCATGGACCCACTAACTGACAATTTGATACAAATGATCTTGACTGAAatagaaggggaaagaaatgcTCCAGTAGCCTCAACAGTAGGGAGAGAccacaaggaaaaggaaaaacaaaggcgGGAGGAACATTTGCAAGAAggtcaagaaaaaatatttggtaagGGTCTCAAACACCAGTTGCAAGAAGGGAGTTTTTGGAAGAAGGGCTATGAGATGATAAATAAAAAACTGCAGGAGGAAGAGTCATGGCTccagatgaaggaaggaaagcaaggaCAACAGAAGCAGAAACAGTGGCAGGAAGAGGAAATGTGGAAGGAACAGCAGAAACAGAGGATGCAAAAGCAGACTGAACAAGAAGAGGAGCAAAcacaaagagaagaggaagaagattaTCAGAAGTCAAAACAGCAGCAGCTGGAAGCATGGAATcgaaaaatggaaaaacaagcgGTGCccctggagaaggagaagggacaGCAGAAGAGGCATGTTCAGAAGGAAATGAGACATCAGGAGCTGGAAATAAattgggagaaagaggagaagcaaGAGCCAAGGAGAAATGTAGAGGACCatgaaaggcagaggcagaaaaaaacaaaagatcagATGAAGATTAATGAGAAAAACTCCGAAgaacaagaaaagatgttcagccAAACTTCAATGACATTGTCTCCCCGGTGGAAGACCATACCGAAAGCAGCATACCAGTTACACCAAAGAAAAGACTTCCATGGGCATCTTAAGGCATTAGACATTCTTGCTGATGGAAAGCAGCCTATACCAACCACTCCTCCCTCCACAAAATCACCCTCACCTGAGGCCCTTCCAGTTTCTGGACAGTATGCCACAAGGTTCCTCACTCTAACTCCTCAACAGGCCCAGGCACTGGGGATCAGTCTCACCACTGAGGAGGCCAAGGCACTGGGCATCACTGTCACCCCTCAGCAGGCCCAGGAACTGGGGTTCACCCTCACTGCTGAGCAGGCCCAGGCACAGGGGATCACTCTCACCCCTCAGCAGGCCCAGGCACTGGGGATCACGCTCACCCCTGAACAGGCCCAGGCACAGGGGATCACTCTCACCCCCAAGCAGGCCCAGGCACTGGGGATCACTCTCACCCCTAAACAGGCCCAGGCACTGGGGATGACTCTCAGCCCCCAGCAGGCCCAGGCACTGGGGATCACTCTCACCCCTCAGCAGGCCCAGGCACTGGGGATGACTCTCACCCCTCAGCAAGCCCAGGCACAGGGGATCACTCTCACCCCTGAGCAGGCCCAGGCACTGGGGATCA CNNNNNNNNNNATCACTCTCACCCCTGAGCAGGCCCAGGCACTGGGGATCACTCTCACTCCTGAGCAGGCCAAGGCACTGGGGATGACTCTCAGCCCCCAgcaggcccaggcctgggggaTCACTCTCACCCCCCAGCAGGCCCAGGAAATGGGGATGACTCTCAGCCCTCAGCAGGCCCAGGAACTGGGGATCACCCTCACTGATGAGCAGGCACAGACACAGGGGCTCACTCTCACCCCTCAGGAGGCCCAGGCACTGGGGATCACTCTCACCCCTGAGCAGG CANNNNNNNNNNCCCCTCAGCAGGCTCAGGCACTAGGGATCACTCTCACCCCTGAGCAGATCCAGGCACATGGCATCCCTCTTACCCCTGAGCAGTTCAAAGCATTGGTGGTCACCCTCACCCCTGAGAAATGCCAGAGCTTGGGTTTCACACTCACCCCTGGGAAAGTTCAGGCACGGGGGTCTCCTCTCACTGTTGCACAGGCCTGGGAATTGGGGGTTCCTATTACTCCAGAAAGTGCCTGGTTGTCAGCTGTCACTCTTACCCCTGAACAGACCCAAGCTTTAGGTGCCCCTCTCTCCTTAGAACAGGCTCAAGCATTAGGGGTTTCTTTCTCTCCAGAACACTTCTGGAAATTTGGAGTCCCTCTCACCTCAGATAAATTCCATTCTATAGAATCTCCCCTTGAACAAGTACAAACTTTGGGAGCCCCCTTAATCCCAGGACAATCCCATCCCATGGGTATTACTCTCATGTCTGAGGAGGACCAACAATCAAGTGAACAGCCCTCACCACTTGGGGCCCATCCTCCTCTAGAACGTACCCCCCTGAAAGTTGGGATCATTCCTGTTACTGATAAATCCATTATAGGTGCTCCTCACATTTCTAAGCAGTTCCCCACATTGGCCCCTTCCAGTCTTAGATCATTTCAAAGATTGAAGGCTTCTGTCCTCCCTGGGAAATCCATTACATCAAGCCCTAGGCAAGCCCCAGCATCTGCTCCTATTGCTGAGAAGTCCTCTGTATTTGAGGTCTCTTCTACTCCTTTGCAGATATCAGGGTCTTCTCtttcccaagaccctgggaaaTTGCTAGGAATGAGAATTCTTTCTGACCCTGGGAAGCTCTTGGCACCACAGACTTTTCCTTCCTCTAAACAGACCCTGGTTTCTGAAGGTCAATCCACCTCTGTTCAGTTTGTAGCACCAGAGGTCCTTCTATCCCCTGGGAAGCTTGCACTGGAGACCCTTCTTAGTTCTAGAAAGTTCTTAAGAGACTCTTGGACCCCTCAGCTACCTCTGATATCAGAGGCCCCCCTTGCCCCCAGGCAGCCCCTTATATCTGGAGTCCCACTGTCCTCTGCACAGATTCCCAGTCTCTTGGCTCCTCTTTCCCCTAGGAAGCCCTTGGTTTCTGGGACCTCTTCTATCCTGGAACCTAGACCCTTAACACTCTCTGAGCAGCCCCAGGCATTCCAGCCCCCTCCTACCTATGAGCAATCTCTCTATCTACAAGTTCCTTCTACTTTTGGGCAGCATCACGCTTCCCCACTGtggatccctcccacccctgggcATCCTCCAACACTACGGACCTCCCCAACCCCTGGGAAGCCCCAGAAAGATATGTACTCTTCTATATCTAAGAAAAGTAAGGAAAGATTGgcaattatttcttctctgaaatcTAAATCAGTCCCTTTTACTGCAAAGGACTTCCAAATATCAGAGGTCTCTGACACTTCTGAAGAAATCCAGACACGCCATGATCCTATTGCCATGGAACAATTTAGAACATTTCAGTCCTATCTCACCGATTACAGGACACCAGTATCACAAACCCCTTACACTGGTGGGAgggcccttccccctctcatgaaGCCTCTTACTACTAAACTACCCAAAACATCACAAATTTCATCTTCTGAATGGGACCAGAAAACCCAGTTCCCCCCTATAGATAAGTCCTGGATACTGACTTCAGATTCAGTTACCAAGAAACCTAAGATGATggtgtccccttcctctccccaagaGCTCAAAGAGCAGAGGTATTTTGTTGATGTGGAAGCTCAGAGAAAGAACCTGATACTCTTAAATCAGGCCACAAAATCTTCTGGACTGCCTTCACAGCTACACACAACAGCTAGGAATCTCATAATTGAGACACTTCATATGGACACAGTTCGGCTGGGATACCTATTCCGCAAGTACATTGCTTACAGGCTGATCCAGCGTGCAAG aaacaacATAATCAGACGATTACAAGCCATCCAAAACACTGGGAAAGGTTATGAGACCCAGAACCTCTTCATAATGCTGAGCAGAATTGATGACTACCAGAAAAAGATGATGCAGGTCTGGACCAACAAGCAGAAGTCTTTAGAGCAGAAATGGAATCAGTGCCTGGGGAAAATGATGTTCTTATTTAGCCAG cttcaaGGGATGTATAAATTGAATCTTAGTCAACCTATCCCTTTGATCATCGATAAAAAGCAGATACCTGCCTCTACCAAATTTGTCCAACAGCTGCTAATAGAAGACGATGGAAAGTCTGACACATTGAAGAAATTTCG gca ACAAGAAGACCAAATGGGAGCTATCTGGAATGCTGATCTGTCAACTTCAAGCTACCCAATAACAGAGAAGACATCAATAAATTCgctctgggctcagctgggtgggtACCCAGATATTCCTATGCTACTCCAGTTAGATGTTCAGTCTATCTTCAGAAAATCTCTTGCATCCATTAAATCACA GTTTAAGAAGATTCCCAAGTGA